DNA sequence from the Podospora pseudocomata strain CBS 415.72m chromosome 2 map unlocalized CBS415.72m_2.2, whole genome shotgun sequence genome:
atcatcatccctaTCCATATCAACGTCCTCATCGTCTCCCAAATCAGCAGCATCCAACTTTCTCTTGCCGCCCCTCTTGAcggccttcttctgttttggcctctccaccaccgcatcctcgtcatcctcctcactaTCATCCCCGtccaacaacctctcccaagCACTCTTCTCCACTCCCGtcggcttctccttctccttttccttggccGGGCCCCCATATGCCGCCCTCGTCTtctgcctcctctcctcctccctcgcaaAAAACTCCTtatccgcctcctcatccgactCATCATCGCTCGCCCTCACATACACCTCACTCTTGATCTTCCTCAACTTCTCCAGCTGCTTcagcttcctcgccttcgccctcgccgccgcctcctcatcatcaatctccctcacctcctccacctcctccccatcactatttatcgtcatcctcttcctcctcaacttcttcGGCCTATCGCCCGTAGGGTTGATCGACTTCAACCGGCCCGCAGCAAAAAGCGgctcttccccatcatccaaaatatcatcatcatccccatcatcaaacgccgccctcttcctcggcgcaGCTTTTGTCCCAGCAGATTTTCTGCGGAGTTgatcctccgccagctcccCAGCCTCAAAAGTAGGGGGCTCAAACTCCGCCTTATTGATCATGTTCAGATTTTCCTTTAGATCATACGCGCTCATCCTCCCGGGAACGATCCAGACCGAATCCGGAGTCTCATCCAACGTCGGCGCTAACCTCTCAAATCCAACTAGCTtcatcaacagcctcaaATGCGGGTTCTTGAACATTGCCGTTCGGCACTTGTCATTGGATGGGTGTATCACTACAAGGCGGGTTGTCATGTTAGCGCGCACGGACCAAAAGTAAACAGTCGCACAAGGGCTCTGTGTTTAGGGGAAAACTCACCAGTGTACGGCGCCTCaggcaacaaccccaccaccacctcaccatccgTTGTGGCCCCCAACCGCCTCGCCTCCtgttccccctcccacccccttctttcACTTTCCGCCTCCGCCAAAGTCTTCTTCACCCACTCCAACCACTCCGTCTGGTTCCTATCCAGcaacacccccaccacaatCGCAATCTgtgcctccttctccagcatcTTGTCTTTAAACTCCAACTCTGCCCCCGGCCGGGGGTTTGTCGACACCGAGCTCGTCTGCCTCTCGTAGCCGTACTCAAGGTAAAACGCCGTTTGCTTTTCTTTGCTGAACAACAACTCGACAAACAACGCCGGTCGCTCTTCTAGCTTCTTGGTGCATTTCCTCAAAATCTGCTTCACCAGCTCTTCCCACTCTTTGTAGACCGACTTCCCGACAGTGGAAGAATCAAGTGGCAGAGGGCCCTTGATCATGTTGTAAAACAGGGAGATGATGTCCAGCCTGAAGAGCATAGTCCCCATCTCATGCTTAAACGCCACCCGATAAAAATATCGATGCGCACGCTTGAGTTGTTCGGGGGAGAGGTCCTGGTAAAAGTGGGTGAACTTGACAAATGTGTCAACCACACCCTGGGGTAGAAATCTCGTGGCGAACTGGGCAAAGTTGAATTTGCGCTCTTGGGAGGTATGCTCCGCCTTGCGGGCAtcggcttcgtcgtcgtcatccgaGACTGGGTTGACGAggtcttcgtcttcttccgcGTCCGAGTTGGTCCCCCCAGCGGCGACAGCCTCGGCCTGTTtggctttcttcttcttgcgggTTCGTCGCCGCGAGCGGACTTGCATGTCGACGTTTTGCTTGGAGTAGGCTTCCAAGATGCGAAGGAACGTGTGGGTGAGTTCGGTGCAGGCGTCGAGGTACTCGAAGCCTTGGTCTTTGAAGGTGCGCGCGACGCTGGCGATGGTATCGTGGGTTTTTTCTTCGTAGAAGAGGTTGCTAAGGAGGTTGTCGGCGatttcttcgtcttcttcgttgCCGCTGTCGGTCATCTCCTGGATGGTGAGCAGTATCTGGGTAAAACAACGCATGACGGTCGTCAGCTGGGGCCAATTTTTGTCCGTGTAGGCGCGATCGAGGTATctgttgagggtgatgatcATCTCGGGTTGCAGAACACCGGCGACAAGGTTGAAGGTATTGACATCATCTTCAGCTGCTGGTTGGGCAGGCTTCTTTTGATCTTTGTTGGCTTGTTGGCGTACTCGTTCAGCTTCCAGGAACCATGATACCAGGTAGAAGAACTGAGCCTTGTGGCTTTCAAGAACGTGGCTCGCTTCTCGATCGATCGATcgctggaggtggaggaataGGGGGTTGAAGCCAGAGTCGAGGAAGTCAGAGACAAAATCCTTGAGCTGTTGACGGGCGCGTtcgtcgaggttgacagGTGGACCTAGCTCCTTGTCCGCTTCGTCTTTCCTTGCTCGTCTTGGTGCCTTGAAGGTTTTGGAGCCGTCCATCTTCCGTTCTCGCGCAGCAGGGTCGAGTAATGCGTCTTGACCAGAAACTGTGACTGTTCTCCCAttttccctcttcacccaAATCATGGTGCCAAACCTACTATGCCTTGATGGCCCCTTCTTGTTGTAAGACCTCAGCATAGCCGCCTCCTTGTTCATGGCGGCCGTCAGCTCGTCCGTCTTGATCTTGTTCAGCTGCTTTTCGCTGACAAAAAGCTTGCTCGAGTCCACCCTCTTGAGAAAATGGAATAATATCTCCAGGATAATGACGTCCTCCGTCCGGAAGTCCTCGCCCATGTTCGATGCGATTGTCAAGATGGCAAGGAACACATCTTGGAACGAGAAGGCATCAATCAGCGCTGACCTCGAAATCTGGGATTCGTCCCCCTCGTAGTTGACCCCTGGCGGCGGGCTAATCATGGCGATATTCCGCAGGAAGTATAGAATCAACTTGATGATACCCTGATCTCTCGCTGTTCTGTCACCAATTGGCAAAGCCATACTCGGCAGCGCTACCCTGATCGCCGTATTCAAAATCTGCGCCGCATCAAAGTTGATAATCGCCCTCTTGTAATTCAGCTGCGCCAACTGCAACACTGGCAGATgtctgtggtggttgaccgTCATGGTCTCGGGGTCCTTCTCGATGGGCCAGGTAAGCGGTACCATAAGCTCGTAGCACGCCAGTGCAACCTTTGACCTGTATTTGCTATCATTGTCGCTTGGCGGCCATAAAGCTAGAATCTGGAGGAGATCGGTGCAGACAATATTCGCTTCGGCGAGGCATCGTGCAACGTCCATGCGGTTCGTCTTCTCATCGTAGAATCGAATCCATTTCTTCAGATCGCGCAGGACTTCGAGGGCGTCGTCGCCGAGTTTATacttgtcgtcgtcgctgtctACACTGTAACCACCCAGCTATTCCAACTGTCAGCCAACTTGTGTCAAGGATCGCTGGCGGGAAAGCCTACCGCAGAAACAAGACTGTTGATGTGCGCCCGCACCTCGGGGTGCACAGTGTCGTTGGGGATCTCGTTGTCCTCCATGTCGGAGTATTATTCTCGAATGTCGTTTATACCAGCATACGGTCTTCGTCTATCACGATACTAACTCGAattcgtcgtcgtggtaTCTTGTTTGCTGTGGCTTGGCGCTCGTGGGCATGGAAACGCGATGCTCAAACCCATTAAAATCAGACGCGACTGACCGCGTCTGCCCAATTAAAACAGACACAGTGCGCTCACAGTGTGTGTCTTGGAGCTCGCACTATCCTGGACAGGGCACATGGCAGAGAGTCGGCCGAAAGCAGCAATCGGTCCGGGGTGGCCCTTGGATTTACCGAGGCTAGCCGACGTCACTCAGTCCGTCGCATTCACAAGAGAGCTTCATTCTCATTTTCACTCATTTTTCCATTGTGTTTGTGTATTTCAGGTAAAAATGGCTTCTATCATGTCGGCTAGACAAGTGCTCCGTCTGGGCAACCGCCTCAGCGTTCGGTCTTACTCATCTGCTGTCAAGCATGAGGGCGCCCGCAATGTCAAGCGTCTCGGTGTTATCGGCGCGGGGCAGATGGTGAGCTTCCTCTTCATGAGATGAACATAGCAATTGTAGCTGACATGAGATGAACAGGGTCTCGGTAttgctcttgttgctgcCATGAAGGCCCAAGTCCCAGTTACCCTCGTCGACTCCAGCCAGAAGTCTTTGGATAAGGGCCTTGTCTTTGCTGGTATGTTGTCACTATCAACCCTGAACCAGACCCGTTAAGGGGCAACCCAAGCCATGGAAAGCGGCACTCAAGCCACCAAAAACGGGCTTCAACCACTTCTCATTAACCCTCCCAATTCCCTTTATCAACCCTGGCCCTTCATTTTCCAGTATCAATTTTGACTAACGACTCCCAGATACTCTTCTCGCCAAGCAAGTCGCAAAGGAGAAGCTCACTCAGTCCCAAGCTGATGCGGCGAgggccctcctcctccccaccacctccctcgacGCCCTCCACGAAGCCGACTTCGTCATCGAGGCCGTCCCAGAGATCCCCTCTCTCAAATTCGAGCTCTTTTCCCGCCTCGCCTCCATCGCTCCCTCCCATGCCGTCCTGGCGacaaacacctcctccatctccattaCGCGTACGACTCCCCTACCCCCTTGCTCCCCACCACACCATGTTGACACCCATCCCAGGTattgccgccgccacccaggacacctccaaacctctCGACACCTCCGCCTCATCCCGCGTAGTAGCAACCCACTTCATGAACCCCGTCCCGGTCCAAAAAGGTGTCGAAATCATCTCCGGCCTCCagacctcccccaccaccctcgccaccgccgtctccttcgTCGAGAAAATGGGTAAAATTGTCTCCTACTCCGTCGACTCCCCCGGTTTCCTCGCCAACCGCATCCTGATGCCCTACATCAATGAAGCAATCATCTGCCTCGAATCCGGCGTCGGAGACCGGGATTCCATCGACGCTATCATGAAGAATGGCACCAACGTCCCCATGGGTCCGCTCCAGTTGGCGGATTTCATCGGGCTTGATACTTGCCTCGCGATCATGAATGTCTTGCATACGGAAACGGGGGATAGCAAGTATAGGCCGagtgtgttgttgaagaattATGTTGCGGCCgggtggttggggaagaagagtgggaaggggttttATGAGTATGCCCAAAAGAAGTAAGTGGGTAGGAGAGGTGCTATGTGTGTCATGATAGAATCTAGACAGCGTTTTTCACCAAGCCATGTATCAATGCTTATGTATGTTTACATATCTGTTGGTT
Encoded proteins:
- a CDS encoding uncharacterized protein (EggNog:ENOG503NVKS; COG:I) translates to MASIMSARQVLRLGNRLSVRSYSSAVKHEGARNVKRLGVIGAGQMGLGIALVAAMKAQVPVTLVDSSQKSLDKGLVFADTLLAKQVAKEKLTQSQADAARALLLPTTSLDALHEADFVIEAVPEIPSLKFELFSRLASIAPSHAVLATNTSSISITRIAAATQDTSKPLDTSASSRVVATHFMNPVPVQKGVEIISGLQTSPTTLATAVSFVEKMGKIVSYSVDSPGFLANRILMPYINEAIICLESGVGDRDSIDAIMKNGTNVPMGPLQLADFIGLDTCLAIMNVLHTETGDSKYRPSVLLKNYVAAGWLGKKSGKGFYEYAQKK
- the TOF1 gene encoding Topoisomerase 1-associated factor 1 (COG:L; EggNog:ENOG503NW6F; BUSCO:EOG09260H81): MEDNEIPNDTVHPEVRAHINSLVSALGGYSVDSDDDKYKLGDDALEVLRDLKKWIRFYDEKTNRMDVARCLAEANIVCTDLLQILALWPPSDNDSKYRSKVALACYELMVPLTWPIEKDPETMTVNHHRHLPVLQLAQLNYKRAIINFDAAQILNTAIRVALPSMALPIGDRTARDQGIIKLILYFLRNIAMISPPPGVNYEGDESQISRSALIDAFSFQDVFLAILTIASNMGEDFRTEDVIILEILFHFLKRVDSSKLFVSEKQLNKIKTDELTAAMNKEAAMLRSYNKKGPSRHSRFGTMIWVKRENGRTVTVSGQDALLDPAARERKMDGSKTFKAPRRARKDEADKELGPPVNLDERARQQLKDFVSDFLDSGFNPLFLHLQRSIDREASHVLESHKAQFFYLVSWFLEAERVRQQANKDQKKPAQPAAEDDVNTFNLVAGVLQPEMIITLNRYLDRAYTDKNWPQLTTVMRCFTQILLTIQEMTDSGNEEDEEIADNLLSNLFYEEKTHDTIASVARTFKDQGFEYLDACTELTHTFLRILEAYSKQNVDMQVRSRRRTRKKKKAKQAEAVAAGGTNSDAEEDEDLVNPVSDDDDEADARKAEHTSQERKFNFAQFATRFLPQGVVDTFVKFTHFYQDLSPEQLKRAHRYFYRVAFKHEMGTMLFRLDIISLFYNMIKGPLPLDSSTVGKSVYKEWEELVKQILRKCTKKLEERPALFVELLFSKEKQTAFYLEYGYERQTSSVSTNPRPGAELEFKDKMLEKEAQIAIVVGVLLDRNQTEWLEWVKKTLAEAESERRGWEGEQEARRLGATTDGEVVVGLLPEAPYTVIHPSNDKCRTAMFKNPHLRLLMKLVGFERLAPTLDETPDSVWIVPGRMSAYDLKENLNMINKAEFEPPTFEAGELAEDQLRRKSAGTKAAPRKRAAFDDGDDDDILDDGEEPLFAAGRLKSINPTGDRPKKLRRKRMTINSDGEEVEEVREIDDEEAAARAKARKLKQLEKLRKIKSEVYVRASDDESDEEADKEFFAREEERRQKTRAAYGGPAKEKEKEKPTGVEKSAWERLLDGDDSEEDDEDAVVERPKQKKAVKRGGKRKLDAADLGDDEDVDMDRDDDDEENTADDESERSSSAASPAPAKRAAKKRKPSKKPVDDDGDEEMQSATQTSEKGVGDEDKGGGEEDTDDDMPVAAPVRVRPRVRAGFIVDSSDEE